In one window of Nocardioides panacisoli DNA:
- the tsaE gene encoding tRNA (adenosine(37)-N6)-threonylcarbamoyltransferase complex ATPase subunit type 1 TsaE yields MSADLHIRPVGPEDADTVLAVIRAAFEDRPTLTPPTDALGETAATVGRRLERGGGLVAHRGEDAVGTVLLDPEGETCYLRRFGVVPDAQDRGVARVLAAAALDAAAALDGVDRVAVLAREELPATLRFWRRQGFGETYRDAPYVEMVRALPRRVTVPTAEDMRDLAHRTAAVLRAGDVLVLSGDLGAGKTTFTQGLGAALGVRGDVTSPTFVIARVHPSLTDGPALVHVDAYRLHDGVELDDLDLDAELDDAVTVVEWGEGLAEVLSDSPLEIRIHRSAAAPDGDDPRTVEIDPCGARWLGADLPGAP; encoded by the coding sequence ATGAGCGCCGACCTGCACATCCGGCCGGTCGGGCCGGAGGACGCCGACACCGTCCTGGCGGTCATCCGCGCCGCCTTCGAGGACCGCCCGACGCTGACCCCGCCCACCGACGCCCTGGGGGAGACGGCCGCCACGGTCGGCCGCCGCCTCGAGCGCGGCGGGGGCCTGGTGGCCCACCGCGGGGAAGACGCCGTCGGCACGGTGCTCCTCGACCCCGAGGGCGAGACCTGCTACCTGCGCCGGTTCGGCGTCGTGCCGGACGCGCAGGACCGCGGCGTCGCCCGGGTGCTCGCCGCCGCGGCGCTGGACGCGGCCGCCGCCCTCGACGGCGTCGACCGGGTCGCCGTGCTCGCCCGGGAGGAGCTGCCCGCGACGCTGCGGTTCTGGCGCCGGCAGGGCTTCGGCGAGACCTACCGCGACGCGCCGTACGTCGAGATGGTGCGCGCGCTGCCGCGTCGCGTCACCGTGCCCACGGCCGAGGACATGCGCGACCTCGCGCACCGCACCGCTGCGGTGCTGCGCGCCGGCGACGTGCTGGTGCTCAGCGGCGACCTCGGCGCCGGCAAGACGACCTTCACCCAGGGTCTCGGTGCCGCGCTCGGGGTGCGGGGCGACGTCACCTCCCCCACGTTCGTGATCGCCCGGGTGCACCCCTCGCTCACCGACGGGCCGGCGCTGGTGCACGTGGACGCCTACCGGCTCCACGACGGCGTGGAGCTCGACGACCTCGACCTCGACGCGGAGCTGGACGACGCCGTCACCGTGGTCGAGTGGGGCGAGGGCCTGGCCGAGGTGCTCAGCGACTCACCGCTGGAGATCCGGATCCACCGCAGCGCCGCGGCGCCCGACGGCGACGACCCGCGCACCGTCGAGATCGACCCGTGCGGCGCGCGCTGGCTCGGTGCGGACCTCCCCGGCGCACCGTGA
- a CDS encoding alpha/beta fold hydrolase has product MGRRGRILGSIAAGLGVAAAGTTVGVLRQRRSIGRRAGEDVTFGALRAEPRTVVADDGVPLHVEVDEVDAAFNGVRSAWRGNGTTPPVTVVFVHGFCLNLDCWHFQRAAYRDLVRTVYYDQRSHGRSGRSDRAHATIDQLGADLRAVIDATAPEGPVVLVGHSMGGMSIVAFAEQYPELIGDRIVGVGLISTTAGGLDPARLLVPLVPAHLTATPARRAMSALRRGHRAIDLARRVGASLATVAVDRFAFGAGVPERYVEFVDDMLAATPFEVVAEFFGHFQTLDKFDVVDVLSRVPTTIVCGTADRVTSIGHSRKLQSRIEGSRLTECEGAGHLVILEQHDRVNAELDQLITAATTATSPR; this is encoded by the coding sequence ATGGGCCGGCGCGGCAGGATCCTGGGATCGATCGCGGCGGGCCTGGGCGTCGCGGCCGCCGGCACCACGGTCGGCGTGCTGCGCCAGCGACGCTCCATCGGCCGCCGGGCGGGGGAGGACGTCACCTTCGGAGCGCTGCGCGCCGAGCCGCGCACGGTCGTCGCCGATGACGGCGTACCGCTCCACGTGGAGGTCGACGAGGTGGACGCCGCGTTCAACGGGGTCCGGTCCGCCTGGCGCGGCAACGGCACCACGCCGCCGGTGACCGTGGTGTTCGTCCACGGCTTCTGCCTCAACCTGGACTGCTGGCACTTCCAGCGCGCCGCCTACCGGGACCTGGTGCGCACCGTCTACTACGACCAGCGGTCCCACGGCCGGTCGGGACGCTCCGATCGCGCCCACGCCACCATCGACCAGCTCGGCGCGGACCTGCGGGCCGTCATCGACGCCACCGCGCCCGAGGGGCCGGTGGTCCTGGTCGGCCACTCCATGGGCGGCATGTCGATCGTGGCCTTCGCCGAGCAGTACCCGGAGCTGATCGGCGACCGGATCGTCGGAGTCGGCCTCATCAGCACCACCGCGGGCGGTCTCGACCCGGCGCGACTGCTCGTGCCGCTGGTGCCTGCCCACCTGACGGCAACGCCGGCACGACGCGCGATGTCGGCGCTGCGGCGCGGGCACCGGGCGATCGACCTCGCCCGCCGCGTCGGCGCGAGCTTGGCGACCGTCGCGGTGGACCGGTTCGCCTTCGGCGCCGGGGTGCCCGAGCGCTACGTCGAGTTCGTCGACGACATGCTGGCGGCGACGCCCTTCGAGGTCGTGGCGGAGTTCTTCGGCCACTTCCAGACGTTGGACAAGTTCGACGTCGTCGACGTGCTCTCCCGGGTCCCGACCACCATCGTGTGCGGCACCGCGGACCGGGTCACCTCCATCGGGCACTCCCGCAAGCTGCAGTCACGCATCGAGGGCTCCCGGCTGACCGAGTGCGAGGGCGCCGGCCACCTGGTGATCCTCGAGCAGCACGACCGGGTCAACGCCGAGCTGGACCAGCTCATCACGGCCGCCACCACCGCCACGTCGCCGCGATGA
- the alr gene encoding alanine racemase has product MDQRAERAEIVVDAAAIRANARLLRATAGVPLIAVVKADGYGHGMVPAARAAREGGADWIATATQDEALALRAAGDTGPLLCWLAVPGEDYADAVAAGIDVTAYSVEQLDAIAAGVTDTPARVQLKVDTGLWRGGAVPADWPRLFERAREGERAGLWRITGIWSHFACSDEPDHPANDQQQAVFDDALSAAAAAGLDPEVRHLANSAATLLRPGARYDAVRCGIALYGQDPAPGHTADIGLRPAMTVRTHLAMVKHLQPGASVSYGHTWTADRPTTVGLVPLGYGDGVPRHASNLATVGVAGKRRPIRGRVCMDQFVVDLDGDDVAPGTEVVLFGEPDAGTPTAQDWAAAIDTINYEIVTRIGGTRVPRRWIDTDGAHDTHHTESEES; this is encoded by the coding sequence GTGGACCAGCGAGCTGAGCGCGCCGAGATCGTCGTCGACGCGGCGGCGATCCGCGCCAACGCGCGCCTGCTGCGCGCGACTGCGGGCGTGCCGCTGATCGCGGTGGTGAAGGCCGACGGCTACGGCCACGGCATGGTGCCCGCGGCCCGGGCCGCCCGCGAGGGCGGAGCGGACTGGATCGCCACCGCCACCCAGGACGAGGCCCTCGCGCTGCGGGCGGCCGGTGACACCGGGCCGCTGTTGTGCTGGCTCGCGGTGCCGGGGGAGGACTACGCCGACGCCGTCGCCGCCGGGATCGACGTGACGGCGTACTCGGTCGAGCAACTGGACGCGATCGCCGCCGGCGTGACCGACACGCCCGCACGGGTGCAGCTCAAGGTCGACACCGGCCTGTGGCGCGGTGGCGCCGTGCCCGCGGACTGGCCGCGGCTGTTCGAGCGGGCCCGTGAGGGCGAGCGCGCGGGCCTGTGGCGCATCACCGGGATCTGGTCCCACTTCGCCTGCAGCGACGAGCCGGACCATCCCGCCAACGACCAGCAGCAGGCGGTCTTCGACGACGCGCTGTCCGCCGCCGCGGCCGCCGGGCTCGACCCGGAGGTGCGCCACCTCGCCAACTCCGCCGCGACCCTGCTGCGCCCCGGTGCGCGCTACGACGCCGTGCGCTGCGGCATCGCGCTCTACGGCCAGGACCCCGCGCCGGGCCACACCGCCGACATCGGGCTGCGCCCGGCCATGACCGTGCGGACCCACCTCGCGATGGTCAAGCACCTGCAACCGGGGGCGTCGGTGTCCTACGGGCACACCTGGACCGCCGACCGGCCGACGACGGTCGGCCTCGTGCCGCTGGGCTACGGCGACGGCGTGCCCCGGCACGCCTCCAACCTCGCCACGGTGGGCGTCGCCGGCAAGCGGCGTCCCATCCGGGGCCGGGTGTGCATGGACCAGTTCGTGGTCGACCTCGACGGCGACGACGTCGCCCCCGGCACCGAGGTCGTCCTCTTCGGCGAGCCCGACGCCGGTACGCCGACCGCCCAGGACTGGGCGGCGGCCATCGACACGATCAACTACGAGATCGTCACCCGCATCGGCGGCACCCGCGTGCCGCGGCGCTGGATCGACACCGACGGTGCGCACGACACGCACCACACCGAGAGCGAGGAGAGCTGA
- a CDS encoding NAD(P)H-hydrate dehydratase → MLHAHDVAAVRAAEDDLLARLPEGALMDRAATGLAHAVVDFLGGAYGRRVLLLVGSGDNGGDALYAGARLARRGALVEAWLFSERAHAGGLSALRAAGGRVRDRAPATLRDDWHVVIDGIVGIGGRGGLREDAASAVEAVAGIPVVAVDTPSGVDVDTGEVSGPHVVADLTVTFGTHKPCHLADPAAWACGAVQLVDLGLDLPAPDVEALQPSDVAALVPRPAPDAHKYTRGVVGVRAGSDLYPGAALLSVAGAATGLAGMVRYVGPEVVADRVRGAHPEVVGNGRVQAWVVGSGSAGTAGTALEEACEDGVPLVVDADALEHAHRVRGTAAVLTPHAGELARLLEESREAIEARPLHHARRAARELDAVVLLKGRRTVTAAPDGATRVTLAGTPWLGTAGAGDVLGGLIGALLAGGLAPYDAASVGSWLHGAAATAASGGGPLVASDVARAVPAVLRALP, encoded by the coding sequence ATGCTGCACGCCCACGACGTCGCGGCGGTGCGCGCCGCGGAGGACGACCTGCTCGCACGCCTGCCCGAGGGCGCCCTGATGGACCGTGCCGCCACGGGTCTCGCCCACGCGGTGGTGGACTTCCTCGGCGGCGCCTACGGCCGTCGGGTGCTGCTGCTGGTGGGCTCGGGTGACAACGGCGGCGACGCGCTGTACGCCGGCGCCCGACTCGCGCGCCGCGGCGCCCTGGTCGAGGCGTGGCTGTTCTCCGAGCGCGCCCACGCCGGGGGGCTGTCAGCCCTGCGTGCTGCCGGCGGCCGGGTCCGGGACCGGGCGCCCGCCACGCTCCGCGACGACTGGCACGTGGTCATCGACGGGATCGTCGGCATCGGCGGCCGCGGTGGCCTGCGCGAGGATGCCGCGAGCGCCGTCGAGGCCGTGGCCGGGATCCCGGTGGTGGCCGTGGACACGCCCAGCGGCGTCGACGTCGACACCGGTGAGGTCAGTGGTCCCCACGTCGTCGCCGACCTCACCGTCACCTTCGGCACCCACAAGCCCTGTCACCTCGCGGACCCGGCGGCGTGGGCGTGCGGTGCCGTGCAGCTGGTCGACCTCGGCCTGGACCTGCCTGCGCCGGACGTCGAGGCCCTGCAACCGTCCGACGTCGCCGCGCTCGTCCCGCGCCCGGCCCCGGACGCCCACAAGTACACCCGCGGCGTCGTCGGCGTCCGCGCCGGCTCCGACCTCTACCCGGGCGCCGCCCTGCTCAGTGTCGCGGGCGCGGCCACCGGGCTGGCCGGCATGGTGCGCTACGTCGGACCGGAGGTCGTCGCCGACCGCGTCCGTGGCGCACACCCCGAAGTCGTCGGCAACGGCCGGGTCCAGGCCTGGGTCGTCGGATCCGGCAGTGCCGGGACGGCCGGCACCGCACTGGAGGAGGCCTGCGAGGACGGGGTGCCGCTCGTCGTGGACGCCGACGCCCTCGAGCACGCCCACCGGGTGCGCGGGACGGCCGCCGTCCTCACGCCGCACGCCGGGGAGCTCGCCCGACTGCTGGAGGAGTCCCGCGAGGCGATCGAGGCGCGACCGCTGCACCACGCGCGCCGGGCCGCGCGCGAGCTGGACGCCGTGGTGCTGCTCAAGGGGCGGCGTACGGTCACGGCGGCGCCGGACGGCGCCACCCGCGTCACCCTCGCCGGGACGCCCTGGTTGGGCACGGCCGGCGCCGGTGACGTGCTCGGCGGCCTCATCGGTGCCCTGCTCGCCGGCGGTCTCGCGCCCTACGACGCGGCGTCGGTCGGGTCGTGGCTGCACGGCGCCGCAGCGACGGCGGCGTCGGGCGGTGGCCCGCTGGTGGCCAGCGACGTCGCGCGCGCCGTGCCTGCGGTGCTGCGCGCCCTGCCGTGA
- a CDS encoding holo-ACP synthase, with protein MAVVGIGIDVADLDRFRESTERTPSLAARLLTPAECSLSLESQAARFAAKEALAKALGAPGGLAWHDAEVHCTEAGQPYFEVRGTVAARAHELGVQRLHLSLSHDGGVATAMVVAED; from the coding sequence ATGGCCGTCGTCGGGATCGGCATCGACGTCGCGGACCTGGACCGGTTCCGGGAGTCCACCGAGCGGACGCCGAGCCTGGCGGCGCGGCTCCTGACCCCGGCCGAGTGCTCCCTGTCGCTGGAGTCCCAGGCGGCCCGGTTCGCCGCCAAGGAGGCGCTCGCCAAGGCGCTGGGGGCACCCGGCGGGCTCGCCTGGCACGACGCCGAGGTCCACTGCACCGAGGCGGGGCAGCCCTACTTCGAGGTGCGGGGCACCGTCGCCGCACGTGCCCACGAGCTGGGCGTGCAGCGCCTGCACCTCTCGCTCTCCCACGACGGTGGGGTGGCGACCGCGATGGTGGTCGCCGAGGACTAG